In Stieleria varia, one genomic interval encodes:
- the tpiA gene encoding triose-phosphate isomerase, whose product MTRRTIIAGNWKMNTRAGSATELARGVMQAVGENPSVEVAVCPPSVYLHSVADVLAGSSVGLGAQNLYAAADGAYTGEVNAAMLCDVGCRYVILGHSERRALLGETDAMISEKLAAALAGNLVPIVCVGETLEDRRSDNTEKVVETQLRGSLAGLDETRAAGVVIAYEPVWAIGTGETASPEQAEAVHAFIRKLLGELFGSEVGDQMRIQYGGSVKPGNAKELLSQPNIDGALVGGASLTAEDFVGIINAA is encoded by the coding sequence GTGACCCGACGTACCATCATTGCTGGAAACTGGAAAATGAACACCCGCGCCGGCTCGGCGACCGAGTTGGCTCGCGGTGTCATGCAAGCCGTTGGCGAAAATCCGTCGGTCGAAGTCGCAGTTTGCCCGCCATCGGTGTATTTGCACTCGGTGGCTGACGTACTGGCTGGCTCCTCTGTGGGCCTGGGCGCACAAAACCTATACGCCGCCGCCGACGGTGCTTACACCGGCGAAGTCAACGCGGCAATGTTGTGTGACGTCGGTTGCCGTTACGTCATCCTGGGACACAGTGAGCGACGCGCACTGCTCGGCGAAACCGACGCCATGATCAGCGAAAAACTCGCTGCCGCGCTTGCCGGTAATTTGGTCCCGATCGTTTGCGTCGGTGAAACACTGGAGGATCGCCGATCGGATAATACCGAGAAAGTCGTCGAGACACAGTTGCGTGGATCGTTGGCTGGACTGGATGAAACACGTGCCGCTGGTGTCGTCATCGCTTATGAGCCCGTTTGGGCAATCGGAACCGGCGAGACGGCCAGCCCGGAACAAGCAGAAGCGGTTCATGCGTTCATTCGCAAACTGCTGGGCGAACTGTTCGGCAGCGAAGTCGGCGATCAGATGCGGATCCAATACGGCGGCAGTGTCAAACCGGGCAATGCCAAGGAATTACTGTCTCAACCGAATATCGACGGCGCACTGGTCGGCGGAGCAAGCCTCACGGCAGAAGACTTTGTCGGCATCATCAACGCTGCCTAG
- the secG gene encoding preprotein translocase subunit SecG: protein MSLLLFASYQSAFLGWAMGILSLMLILLILVQRGKGGGLTGALGGPGGQSAFGSKAGDTFTLITVVFATVWALVCAVAMWSLGTQVTEIAEVPAVIESRGEDTGTAVIPSMGGDAGDLSGLSGLSGLPLDSDDSTETPSMDLTPATPDSTPATETPEPGDTPAEEPTTTETPASETPASETPAAETTSTETPAADAPASETPAAEPAAEPASTEPASTETPAETEPAPAE, encoded by the coding sequence ATGAGTTTGTTACTGTTCGCATCGTACCAAAGCGCGTTCTTGGGTTGGGCGATGGGCATCCTGTCCCTAATGCTGATCCTGCTGATTCTCGTGCAACGAGGCAAGGGCGGCGGATTGACCGGTGCATTGGGCGGACCCGGCGGTCAAAGCGCATTCGGCAGCAAAGCGGGCGATACCTTCACGCTGATCACCGTCGTCTTTGCGACGGTCTGGGCTTTGGTTTGTGCCGTCGCGATGTGGTCGCTCGGCACCCAAGTAACCGAGATCGCGGAAGTCCCTGCGGTGATCGAAAGCCGGGGCGAGGACACCGGAACCGCTGTGATCCCCAGCATGGGCGGTGACGCTGGCGACCTGAGCGGCCTCAGTGGATTGAGCGGACTGCCGTTGGACTCGGACGATTCGACCGAGACTCCCTCGATGGACCTGACGCCTGCAACGCCCGACAGCACCCCTGCGACGGAAACACCCGAGCCCGGCGATACACCGGCTGAGGAACCAACAACGACAGAGACGCCCGCAAGCGAAACTCCCGCAAGCGAAACCCCCGCTGCTGAGACAACTTCGACAGAAACGCCCGCTGCCGACGCACCTGCATCAGAAACGCCCGCCGCTGAGCCCGCCGCTGAGCCGGCCAGCACAGAGCCGGCCAGTACTGAAACGCCAGCCGAGACGGAACCGGCGCCCGCGGAGTGA
- a CDS encoding YicC/YloC family endoribonuclease → MTSNSVRSMTGQGHAQIQNELGTFSVEVRTVNNRGLKCVIRTSDSLSSLESKIEATARTLIHRGSVQLNLQWRRPGDETPQRINETVLAGYFQQCRRVLDKQNGNGSIDITGLLELPGVLINSPVEDRQNDDVIWDAVHQTLVAAIVNLNQLRDAEGVNMAASLEADCQVIRTQVDEITLLAPEAIESYRERLETKVKQALEKHDINVQTVDLLREVQVYADRADISEEVTRLGSHLQLFLAVMRGEHTDRKTSPGDKSTAEPTGRKLDFIIQEMFRETNTIGSKANHAGISARVVEVKCAIERMRELVQNLE, encoded by the coding sequence GTGACCTCAAATTCCGTCCGCAGCATGACCGGCCAGGGGCATGCACAGATCCAGAACGAGCTGGGGACGTTTTCGGTGGAGGTGCGCACGGTCAACAACCGTGGGTTGAAGTGTGTCATACGGACCAGCGACTCGCTTTCGTCTTTGGAATCCAAGATCGAAGCGACCGCGCGGACGCTAATTCATCGTGGCAGCGTGCAATTGAATCTGCAATGGCGACGTCCCGGCGACGAAACGCCTCAGCGGATTAACGAAACCGTTCTGGCTGGCTATTTTCAGCAATGTCGGCGCGTTCTCGACAAACAAAACGGGAATGGTTCGATCGATATCACGGGGCTGCTGGAGCTGCCAGGCGTCCTGATCAATTCGCCCGTTGAGGATCGACAGAATGACGATGTGATTTGGGATGCGGTACACCAAACCCTTGTCGCTGCCATCGTCAACCTCAACCAATTGCGTGACGCCGAAGGCGTAAACATGGCGGCAAGTTTAGAAGCGGATTGCCAAGTCATCCGAACGCAAGTCGATGAAATCACCCTGTTGGCGCCAGAAGCCATCGAGAGTTACCGCGAACGTTTGGAGACGAAGGTCAAGCAGGCCTTGGAGAAACACGACATCAACGTTCAGACCGTCGACCTGCTGCGTGAAGTCCAGGTCTATGCGGACCGGGCCGACATCAGCGAAGAAGTCACCCGGCTGGGCAGCCACCTGCAACTGTTCCTGGCCGTGATGCGTGGCGAACACACCGACCGAAAAACCTCCCCCGGCGACAAGTCGACGGCGGAACCGACCGGGCGTAAACTGGATTTCATCATCCAAGAGATGTTCCGCGAAACCAACACCATCGGCAGCAAAGCCAATCATGCGGGGATCTCGGCCCGGGTCGTCGAAGTCAAATGTGCGATCGAACGGATGCGAGAACTGGTCCAGAACCTGGAATAG
- the gmk gene encoding guanylate kinase gives MNSSNAQLIIISGPSGAGKSTVVNRLLDECPLPLALSVSATTRAARPGEVDGREYHFLSQERFDALKAEDAFLECKEVFGRGHWYGTLRSEVASGIAAGKWIILEIDVEGALDILDHDEFSPITLFIHPGGMDELERRLRGRGTESEEAISRRLETALAEMRYLHRYQYEIINGSVDAAVAQICQILNDKKEAQACSKN, from the coding sequence ATGAACTCAAGCAATGCTCAATTGATTATCATCTCTGGTCCGAGCGGGGCCGGAAAATCCACCGTCGTCAATCGGTTGCTGGACGAGTGCCCGCTGCCGCTGGCGCTGAGCGTGTCAGCGACCACCCGAGCAGCACGACCGGGGGAAGTCGACGGACGGGAGTATCATTTTCTCTCCCAAGAGAGATTCGATGCCCTCAAAGCCGAAGATGCCTTTCTGGAGTGCAAAGAGGTTTTCGGCCGTGGACATTGGTACGGCACCCTGCGGAGCGAAGTCGCCTCGGGCATCGCGGCAGGAAAATGGATCATTCTGGAAATCGACGTCGAAGGTGCCTTGGACATCCTCGACCACGACGAATTTTCACCTATCACACTTTTCATCCATCCCGGAGGGATGGACGAGCTGGAGCGAAGGCTCCGAGGACGAGGGACCGAGAGTGAAGAAGCGATCAGCCGTCGACTGGAGACTGCGCTCGCTGAGATGAGATACCTGCATCGATATCAGTATGAAATCATCAACGGCTCGGTCGATGCCGCCGTTGCCCAAATCTGTCAGATTTTGAACGACAAAAAGGAAGCACAAGCATGCTCGAAGAACTGA
- a CDS encoding DNA-directed RNA polymerase subunit omega, whose protein sequence is MLEELKEEEIVNKVGGRFKLSTLIQKRLVQLNQGSRALVNADTHDKMSIVLQEIMQDKIVLNMENEVETLQELDLDATIAAAEAPELDMGDL, encoded by the coding sequence ATGCTCGAAGAACTGAAAGAAGAAGAGATCGTCAACAAGGTCGGTGGACGCTTCAAACTGAGCACCCTGATCCAAAAACGCTTGGTCCAACTCAACCAAGGCAGCCGCGCGTTGGTCAACGCCGACACGCACGATAAGATGTCCATCGTCTTGCAAGAGATCATGCAAGACAAAATTGTCTTGAACATGGAAAACGAAGTCGAAACGCTACAAGAACTTGACTTGGATGCCACGATCGCTGCAGCGGAAGCCCCCGAGCTGGACATGGGCGACCTGTAG